From the genome of Deinococcus roseus, one region includes:
- a CDS encoding YidB family protein, which produces MGLLDSLGQLLNNNGTILKILFMLLQQSGGLENLLSKLQRGNDSTKHAVGSWVSTGSNAQITVPELESALGSENIDQVADQTGMERNELLSLVAQNLPQFIDQLTPDGSVNHNSHALVSQAQEKLDVPRL; this is translated from the coding sequence ATGGGACTTCTTGACTCGCTTGGACAGTTGCTCAACAACAATGGGACCATCCTCAAAATCCTTTTCATGCTTCTGCAGCAATCTGGTGGGCTGGAAAACCTGCTCTCCAAACTGCAGCGGGGCAACGACAGCACCAAACACGCCGTGGGAAGCTGGGTCAGCACCGGAAGCAACGCTCAGATCACGGTTCCCGAACTGGAATCCGCTCTGGGGTCAGAAAACATCGATCAGGTGGCAGACCAGACCGGCATGGAACGCAACGAACTGCTCAGTCTGGTGGCCCAGAACCTGCCCCAGTTCATTGACCAGCTCACCCCAGACGGCTCCGTCAACCACAACAGCCACGCCCTGGTGTCCCAGGCCCAGGAAAAACTGGATGTGCCCAGACTGTAA
- a CDS encoding 3-hydroxyacyl-CoA dehydrogenase/enoyl-CoA hydratase family protein: protein MKVKTAAVIGAGTMGAAIAAHLANAGIPTLLLDIVLPDQKDRNFLAKQGLDRALKASPAAFMDRDRAKLIKIGNLEDNLKDLAKVDWVVEAIIEKLDAKKALWEKLDGLVKPSTIVSSNSSGIPMHLQIEGRSDAFKRQFVGTHFFNPPRYLHLLEVIPTPSTDPEVVQTISEFGDKVLGKGIVNANDVPGFVANRIGVYGMVRTLKHMHDTGLSIDEVDALTGPIMGRPKSATMRTADLTGLDVLSHVAGDLQKATPEDEDFTLTPMFQTLIHSKWLGDKTGQGFYKKVKENGKSVILTLEPETMEYVNKGKTRLAELEPLKGLPLPERIKGLTQLNGRYGEFMRKVMMDTFWYSAKMAGNVSNTVVDIDNALKWGFGWELGPFETMDVLGVQNVVAYLEKDGRTLPPLLQAMKDSGRTSFYQDGEVVDVKGQPEKYQAPYMILKDLKKDATKVVKSRPGASLLDIGDGVLLLEFHSKMNSLGEDAINMVFTAHKIIEEQGFVGLVMGNQGDNFSAGANLPLILLNAQNGDWDEIDMAIRQFQRATTSLRFSPHPTVVAPFNLALGGGCEFSLHGDHTQASAETYMGLVEVGVGLLPGGGGTKEMYLRFVDELPANAPLLPALQRAFETIALAKTSTSALEAKKLGYLRDSDGISMNRDRLIQDAKAKVLELSRNYVAPTPRQDIPVMGENGYAAIQSALYGMVEGGFASEHDREVSLAVARVLCGGRTNNRNARVSEQFLLDLERENFLYLCGKRKTQERIAHMLKTGKPLRN, encoded by the coding sequence ATGAAAGTAAAAACCGCTGCCGTGATCGGGGCAGGAACCATGGGTGCGGCCATCGCGGCCCACCTCGCCAATGCTGGCATTCCCACCCTGCTGCTGGACATTGTGCTTCCTGACCAGAAAGACCGCAATTTCCTGGCCAAACAGGGCCTGGACCGTGCCCTCAAAGCCAGCCCTGCTGCCTTCATGGACAGGGACCGCGCCAAATTGATCAAAATTGGCAACCTGGAAGACAACCTGAAAGACCTTGCAAAGGTGGACTGGGTTGTGGAAGCCATCATTGAAAAACTGGATGCCAAAAAAGCCCTCTGGGAAAAACTCGATGGTCTGGTGAAACCCTCCACCATCGTTTCCAGCAACAGTTCGGGCATCCCCATGCACCTGCAAATTGAAGGCCGCAGCGATGCTTTCAAACGCCAGTTTGTGGGCACCCACTTCTTCAACCCGCCCAGATACCTGCACCTGCTGGAAGTGATCCCCACCCCCAGCACCGACCCTGAAGTGGTCCAGACCATCTCTGAATTCGGAGACAAAGTGCTCGGAAAAGGCATCGTGAATGCCAACGATGTGCCCGGTTTTGTGGCCAACCGCATCGGGGTGTATGGGATGGTGCGCACCCTCAAACACATGCACGACACGGGCCTCTCCATTGATGAGGTGGACGCCCTGACCGGACCCATCATGGGCCGTCCCAAGAGTGCCACCATGCGCACTGCAGATCTGACCGGACTGGACGTGCTGAGCCACGTTGCCGGAGATTTGCAGAAAGCCACCCCCGAAGATGAGGATTTCACCCTCACCCCCATGTTCCAGACCCTGATCCACAGCAAATGGCTGGGAGACAAAACGGGACAGGGCTTCTACAAAAAGGTCAAGGAAAACGGCAAGAGCGTGATCCTGACTTTAGAGCCTGAAACCATGGAGTACGTCAACAAGGGCAAAACCCGCCTTGCAGAACTGGAACCCCTCAAAGGCCTGCCTCTGCCAGAACGCATCAAGGGTTTGACCCAGCTGAATGGCAGGTACGGCGAATTCATGCGCAAGGTCATGATGGACACCTTCTGGTACTCTGCCAAGATGGCCGGAAATGTCTCCAACACTGTTGTGGACATTGACAACGCACTGAAGTGGGGTTTCGGCTGGGAACTGGGTCCTTTTGAAACCATGGACGTGCTGGGCGTGCAAAACGTGGTGGCCTACCTTGAGAAAGACGGCCGCACCCTGCCCCCCCTGCTGCAAGCCATGAAAGACAGTGGTCGCACCTCGTTCTATCAGGACGGTGAAGTGGTCGATGTCAAGGGACAGCCCGAAAAATACCAGGCCCCCTACATGATCCTCAAGGACCTCAAGAAAGATGCCACCAAAGTGGTCAAATCCCGCCCTGGAGCCAGCCTGCTGGACATTGGCGATGGGGTGCTGCTGCTGGAATTCCACAGCAAGATGAACAGCCTGGGTGAAGACGCCATTAATATGGTGTTCACAGCACACAAAATCATCGAGGAACAGGGCTTTGTGGGCCTCGTGATGGGCAACCAGGGTGACAACTTCAGTGCAGGAGCGAATTTGCCCCTGATCCTGCTGAACGCCCAGAACGGTGACTGGGACGAAATCGACATGGCGATCCGCCAGTTTCAGCGTGCCACCACCTCCCTGCGGTTCAGTCCCCATCCCACGGTGGTGGCCCCTTTCAATCTGGCCCTTGGTGGAGGATGCGAATTCTCCCTGCACGGCGACCACACCCAGGCCAGCGCAGAAACTTACATGGGTCTGGTGGAGGTCGGCGTGGGCCTGCTTCCCGGTGGTGGCGGAACCAAAGAAATGTACCTGCGTTTCGTGGACGAGCTGCCTGCCAATGCTCCTCTGCTGCCTGCCCTGCAACGTGCCTTTGAGACCATCGCACTGGCCAAAACCAGCACCAGCGCACTGGAAGCCAAAAAACTCGGTTACCTGCGCGACAGTGACGGCATCAGCATGAATCGGGACCGCCTGATTCAGGACGCCAAAGCCAAAGTGCTGGAACTCTCCCGCAACTACGTGGCCCCCACCCCCAGACAGGACATCCCCGTGATGGGCGAAAACGGCTACGCAGCCATCCAGAGCGCCCTTTACGGCATGGTGGAAGGTGGATTTGCCAGCGAACATGACCGTGAAGTCTCCCTGGCCGTGGCCCGTGTGCTCTGCGGTGGCCGCACCAACAACAGAAATGCCCGTGTGAGCGAGCAATTCCTGCTGGATCTGGAACGCGAGAACTTCCTGTACCTGTGCGGCAAGCGCAAGACGCAGGAAAGAATCGCTCATATGCTGAAAACAGGGAAGCCACTGAGGAATTGA
- a CDS encoding four helix bundle protein yields MKRLSAEGYFSFEDYEVYHLALDLSAQVYRLTAGFPEVERFGLTNQLRRAANSIALNIAEGRGRGTDREFARFLLISRGSLFEVVSGFHLAVRLVFLQEGEVREMFQKAHTLSGKLSALVHKLSALGSRPSA; encoded by the coding sequence ATGAAGCGACTGAGTGCAGAAGGATATTTTTCTTTCGAAGACTACGAAGTTTACCACCTCGCATTGGACCTTTCAGCACAGGTGTACAGGTTGACGGCTGGTTTTCCAGAAGTGGAACGGTTTGGTTTGACCAACCAATTGCGCAGGGCAGCAAACTCAATTGCCCTGAACATTGCGGAGGGGAGAGGCAGAGGAACAGACCGGGAGTTTGCAAGGTTCCTCCTGATCAGCAGAGGTTCGCTCTTTGAAGTGGTGAGCGGTTTTCATCTGGCGGTCAGGCTGGTATTTCTGCAGGAAGGAGAAGTCAGGGAGATGTTTCAAAAAGCCCATACGCTTTCAGGGAAACTCTCTGCACTTGTCCACAAGCTCTCGGCCCTCGGCTCTCGGCCCTCAGCCTGA
- a CDS encoding thiolase family protein, translated as MREAVIVSAVRTPVGRGIKGTLANTRPDDLAALVLEEAVKRAGIDKSLVEDVYLGCAIPEAEQGLNIARLAALRAGFPDTTGGVTINRFCSSGLQTIAMAGAAIQTGQADVMLAGGVESMSMVPMSGHNPSPNPSLMDTRPGAYIGMGLTAENIAAKYGISREDQDRFALASHSKAAKAQEEGKFKDEVVPVPVRVDRYKGTKVVSETLLFENDELIRKDGSLETMAGLKPAFKQGGSVTAGNASPFSDGAAAVLIMSREKADELGLQPIGRFLGFAVGGVEPEYMGIGPIKAVPKVLQQVGLTIDDIDLFELNEAFAAQALAVVRELGIPEEKLNVNGGAIALGHPLGCSGAKLTATILHELKRRGGKYGVVTMCIGGGMGAAGVFEAL; from the coding sequence ATGCGCGAAGCTGTCATCGTAAGCGCCGTCCGCACCCCCGTGGGCCGCGGCATCAAAGGAACTTTAGCGAACACCCGTCCAGACGATCTGGCTGCCCTTGTGCTTGAAGAAGCCGTCAAGCGTGCTGGAATCGACAAATCGCTGGTGGAAGACGTGTACCTGGGGTGTGCCATTCCCGAAGCGGAGCAGGGCCTGAACATTGCCCGTCTGGCTGCCTTGCGTGCAGGTTTTCCTGACACCACAGGGGGCGTGACCATCAACCGGTTCTGCTCCTCGGGTCTGCAGACCATTGCCATGGCAGGTGCTGCCATCCAGACCGGGCAGGCCGATGTGATGCTGGCTGGAGGCGTTGAGTCCATGAGCATGGTGCCCATGAGCGGACACAACCCCAGCCCCAACCCTTCCCTGATGGACACCCGTCCCGGTGCCTACATTGGCATGGGCCTGACGGCAGAGAACATTGCTGCCAAATACGGGATCAGCCGGGAAGACCAGGACAGATTTGCCCTGGCCAGCCACAGCAAAGCGGCAAAAGCCCAGGAAGAGGGCAAATTCAAAGACGAAGTGGTGCCTGTGCCTGTCCGTGTGGACAGATACAAGGGCACCAAAGTGGTCAGTGAAACCCTCCTCTTTGAGAACGACGAACTGATCCGCAAAGATGGCAGCCTGGAAACCATGGCTGGCCTGAAACCCGCCTTCAAGCAGGGTGGAAGTGTGACTGCAGGAAACGCCAGCCCTTTCAGCGATGGTGCTGCTGCCGTCCTGATCATGAGCCGCGAGAAAGCCGATGAACTTGGATTGCAGCCCATCGGGCGCTTCCTGGGTTTTGCTGTGGGTGGTGTGGAACCCGAGTACATGGGCATCGGTCCCATCAAAGCCGTGCCCAAAGTGCTGCAACAGGTGGGCCTCACCATCGATGACATCGACCTCTTCGAGCTGAACGAGGCTTTTGCTGCGCAGGCCCTGGCCGTGGTCCGTGAACTGGGCATCCCAGAAGAAAAACTCAACGTGAACGGCGGAGCCATTGCGCTGGGTCATCCCCTGGGTTGCTCTGGAGCCAAGCTCACCGCCACCATCCTGCACGAATTGAAACGCCGTGGAGGCAAGTATGGCGTGGTCACCATGTGCATCGGTGGAGGCATGGGGGCTGCAGGGGTTTTTGAGGCGTTGTAA
- a CDS encoding HAD family hydrolase, translated as MILALDFDGVICDGLNECLLIAWNAWHQNSPSDLDESQLIGIPDAFKASFAANRNFVRHNGHFIVPFLQENIDFQTQEDFKTHYDSIDAALKARFESHFETLRQTFQTQHEERWLAMHTLYPRIGEVLQNRSHKLYIVSAKDTPSIQLILKSLGVYIPEEHIFGSQKDKIQALNQIALFENVQKDQIVFIDDNLPNIQVAQQNGFTKATWATWGYHIPSDVELQKELQIPKLYLEEFTRKFGARQLV; from the coding sequence ATGATTTTAGCCCTTGATTTTGATGGCGTGATCTGCGACGGACTCAATGAATGCCTGCTGATTGCCTGGAATGCCTGGCACCAGAACAGCCCCTCTGACCTGGACGAAAGCCAGTTGATCGGCATTCCTGATGCCTTCAAGGCCAGCTTTGCAGCCAACCGCAACTTTGTGCGCCACAACGGACATTTCATTGTGCCCTTCCTGCAGGAAAACATTGATTTTCAGACCCAGGAAGACTTCAAGACCCATTACGACAGCATTGATGCTGCCCTTAAAGCCCGCTTTGAAAGCCATTTCGAAACCCTCAGGCAGACCTTCCAGACCCAGCACGAAGAACGCTGGCTGGCCATGCACACCCTGTACCCCAGAATCGGGGAGGTGCTGCAAAACCGCAGCCACAAGCTCTACATCGTGTCTGCAAAGGACACCCCTTCCATCCAGCTCATCCTGAAAAGCCTGGGCGTGTACATCCCTGAGGAGCACATCTTCGGCAGCCAGAAAGACAAGATTCAGGCCCTGAACCAGATTGCCCTCTTTGAAAACGTCCAGAAAGACCAGATTGTTTTCATAGACGACAACCTGCCCAACATTCAGGTGGCACAGCAAAACGGCTTCACCAAAGCCACCTGGGCCACCTGGGGATACCACATTCCTTCAGATGTGGAACTGCAAAAAGAACTGCAGATTCCCAAACTGTATCTGGAGGAGTTCACCCGCAAATTTGGAGCACGGCAACTGGTTTGA
- a CDS encoding DJ-1/PfpI family protein yields the protein MPKAVIITGPGFQDHDIVYTYYRAKEEGWEVDIATKDGELVTGKYGITVPMDKRSLPNISFNDLAAEDAVNKYDVVILTGGHEAPDRVRQDKRVLNFVKSMDEANKVVAGLCHGPWIMVSAGVLRNKLTCAYVGLKDDVVNAGATVIEADVVTDKNIITCSYYSESGKFMKAVFSAVKSYHNGGYPAEPIIV from the coding sequence ATGCCCAAAGCTGTCATCATCACCGGACCTGGATTTCAAGACCACGACATCGTTTACACCTACTACCGCGCCAAAGAAGAAGGCTGGGAAGTGGACATCGCCACCAAAGACGGCGAACTGGTGACCGGCAAGTACGGCATCACCGTGCCCATGGACAAGCGCTCCCTGCCCAACATCTCCTTCAACGATCTGGCTGCAGAAGACGCTGTGAACAAATACGACGTGGTGATCCTGACCGGCGGCCACGAAGCCCCCGACCGTGTGCGCCAGGACAAACGCGTGCTGAACTTCGTCAAGAGCATGGACGAGGCCAACAAGGTGGTTGCAGGTTTGTGCCACGGCCCCTGGATCATGGTTTCCGCTGGCGTGCTGCGCAACAAACTGACCTGCGCCTACGTGGGCCTCAAGGACGATGTGGTCAACGCTGGAGCCACCGTGATCGAAGCAGACGTGGTGACCGACAAGAACATCATCACCTGCTCCTACTACAGCGAGAGCGGCAAATTCATGAAAGCCGTCTTCAGCGCCGTGAAGAGCTACCACAACGGTGGCTACCCCGCAGAACCCATCATTGTTTGA